ATCTGAGCGTACACGTGTCCCTTCCATTTCCTCCTAACCAACTCCTCCCCCAATCTAACCGCCGCCTCAACGGTCTCCTCCGCGCCATTAACCGCCGAGTCAACAATCCCCTTCTCCACGGCCGCCGCCGCCGTCATCTTATCCGCTCTGAGCATCAAATCGCGCCGCGCCGCCGCCGATCCGACCTTGTTTTTAATCAGCGCTTGAAACCAAGCCGGAATCACCAGCGCGATGTCCATCTCGCTCATATAGACGAACCCCCTGTCCTTCCTCATCAGAACGTAGTCGTGGCACCGCGCAAGGATGAATCCGGCGGCTGAGGCGTGGCCGGTGACGGCGGCGATGGTCGGCAACGGGAGGGAGATGAAGTCGGCCACTACCGACCGGAGCTTCGAGTTCATGAGCTCGCTTCGGGCTTTGTCCGACCCGGCCCAGTCCAGATCGTAGCCGTTGGAGAAGAATTTGCCGTGTGCGGTGGTGATCAGGGCTACGGAGGATGACGTGGCGGCGGCTCGGACTGTGTTTAAAGCGGATTGGATTGCGTCCAGTAGAGTTGGGTTGAGCCTATGCTCACCCGGGCCAGTTAGGGTGAGGATGAAGACCTCGCCTTTCTTGTCCAACGTGCACATTTTCTTAGTCTCACACTTTTCACAATGCATTGGAATTTcgttatcatcgatgatatatatatataggtgtgGCTTGAGAGCCATCTCAATTGACCAGGTGTGAAGTTACGAGTCAAATGAAGCTACGTTTGAGAGTGACATAACACTATCATATACTCATATAGATGAAATTGAGGATTGCATAGATTCATAATATAACCAATGTAACAGTACTCGACGAGCAGATCCTACAGACTGAAACCCTACCCTAATCCATTAGGTGGTGAACTACTCAATACCTACGCACGCCGCGATCATACATCAAGGCGGAAGGGCACTCATAAGCTTGGTGACCCCTTCCGCCGCAGTTGTTGCAGATGACAATGGACACACACTCGCGGCTGACGTGCCCTGGCAGGCTGCAGTTACGGCAGATAATGTCGCGGAAagggcctcctcctcctcctcctcccatgTTTGATCCTGACTTGGGGCAGTGACGGGCCACGTGGCCTGATATGTTACAGATGTTGCAGATGGGTTCGTTGGGGCAGTCGCGGGCGAGGTGGCCTGGCTTGCGGCAGTTGTTGCATGCCTTCTCGTTGGTGCAAGTGACTGCAATGTGACCTGGCTTGTAGCAGTTGTTGCATAGCCTCGCATCATGGGATGGAAGAGATGGGCTTGAGCAATCACGAGCAAGGTGACCCATCTTGCCGCACATATGGCAGACTGGATCGTTGGGGCATTGGCTTGCAAGATGTCCAGGCTCCTTGCAGTTCCAACAAGTAGCGGTTGAGTTGCATTCAGCAGCAATGTGGCTGATACAAGAATACAGTAATAGTATCAAAAACACTTTCACAAAAGGAGATTTATCACTAAGTGGTTACCAGGCTGTGCAGTCCTACATACAACAAGTTTTCAATATTCTAAACCTTCTATGTGAAATGAATGGTTCAGCAGAAGTTAACTCACCCAGGAAGTCCACAGTTGTTGCAGACAGTCATATTCGGGCAATCCCTGGCAAAATGCCCTGGTCGTTTACATTTGTTGCAAAGAAAATCATTCCTGCCAAATAACAGAACAATCAAAATCATGACATTAGAGCTATCAATAAGTAGTATACTATGTCCAGTTATAATATGATCTCCAACAtcaggaaattaaaaaaaattgggacCGATGAGCTTTCTGAGTTTTTCTACATGCATTACAATTAAAGTTCCTAACTTTCAAAAGTTCTGTTTTCTTGTTATTCCTTCCTAACTTTCCAAAGAAGACTTCATTAACACAAGCATCAAGGGGAGAAAAGCCATATAATTCAATAGGTTATCAAAGCATTACAAGCAACTGTAACTCAAAAGGAGATAAAGCTACCGCAGGAGTTGAAGTTATTGCAAAAATTATAATATTTAATTCACATCCTGTCTCCTACACTTAGAAGTCTATCACATTGTGATGGCCCTCTAGTTCTCTTTCTGGTATAGCAGTCATCTACCTCAGTAACAATATAGACATATTAATTCTTGAGTCAATTTTCTGCATGTAAAATCATATGGTCCCTATATCCTCTAAAACCTCACCAAAGCTTATACCAACAAAAGGAATGACTACAGAATATTACATAAAGCTGTTCTGTGAGTATTATAAGAGCATTCAGAAAAACACATTCAAAAAGTAATCACACTAAACAGAAGTTATTCAAAAGCAATGTGTTAGAATACCTATTAACACGGCGCTCCCTGGGATATGGGGCATCACGGTAAGATGCACGTTCACTGCTGCGAAACCTCCTGGCTCGTGAGGGGCTTTGGCTCATCTTCGCAAGCACCAAGTAAAACCTTCAAGGAAATATCTGCAACACTGCTTTACGTAAAGTACATATATCCAGAACAAGAACCGGCTTTAAAAAGCAGCGATCTCCCACCAATCGAATCTCCAAGCTGCCCAACACAACCACAAAAACCGAAATGTAACAAACATATTGTTCAATCAACCTACCAAGCACTAGTTTCCAAATGGAAGAAAGAGAATACAAGAAGATAGCAGAACAACATTACATGTGCTAgcagaacataaaacaaacaaaaacaacccaCAACACATCAATTTTACCCATTTCATcactaaaacaagaaaaagtaaaGTCATTACCACTCTGATTCTTCGCTAATGAATTTTACGGATTTCAGAATCACACAAACATAACATATGAAACTTAAAAGACTCAAAATTGATATACTTTTCTCAGTGTTCATGTCATGGAGGCAGTAAAGGTGCATACTTTAGCCCACGAATCTCACTCTTCAACCTCCATTTTCACAATGTATCTAAAAATTCAGCTTTTATAAACACCCACATCTTCCAAATCTCCACCCATCAAAAAAATTTGCAACTTTGAACATAAAATCTTGATGACAGAGAAGGAGAAAGAATTCGAGTTCTAAACATACAGAGCCAAATATACATATTAAGAAAAACAGAGATACAATTAAGGGAGGAGTTCTTACCTAGGTGGTCATATCATGTCAGAGAGAAAACGCTGAGAtgcaaaatgaagaagaagaagaagaagaggaagaggatgagTGGGAAACCCTCAATTAAAATGATTTGGGGATTTGCAGCGGAGAGTTTTATATTTCCTCCATGTAACGCGTAACTGCAAAAGCGATTTGCATTTACATGCAAAACGACAACGTTGAGACATGTGGCTTTTGGATCCAAAACGACAACGTTTAGATATCTGGCTTCATCTATATACGGTGTTATTGGACACGAAGTATTTGCAACACGGTAAAATGTTAGTATTGTTTTCTTTGACGAACTAAATGTTAGTTTTAaattcttaaaaataaaaaaattgcaaGTTTTGTTAGTGATATAATGATTCACAATATGATGAGGTGCGAAGTTATATGAACATTCTATTTAAAAATTATGTCTTTCTATCTCATTTGttgttaattttctaaatattcAATCTCAAGAGGGTTGCGTTATTTACATAACTTATaaacattttcttttaaaaaaaaaacctataaaCATTTGAAATTCAAACATTTTGTTGTTAATTCCATCAATTCGATCTCATTAGTGTACATCATCTACATAATTAACCAATAAACATTCGAATAGAAATACTCATAAACACTATTGCTGGCTTATTCCTACGAGGGACCGATTGCGACCGGTGTAGGTTTACATCCTCATTTGAAATAAAAACACTCATAAACACTGTAGTTGACTAGTTCCTCCGATCGTAGTTGATAAAGCACCGCTGCTGCTCGTTCAAAAGCACCAAATCCTCTGAAAAGACTTCGGGAGGAGAAAGTCGACATCAACGTAGGGATCTGTTGTTGATGTGTCATCGAAAAACAACAAGGCCAAAGTAGGAGATCAGATCCAACGTAAAGTCCTCTTAAGACTCCATTGTATTCACACACGTACTGGTACAATCTAATTATGACGACGTTCACGATCGATGAAGGAATGGATTAGTTATACGGAAGTTCGACCAGCTTCATATTCTGAAtctgtgtaattttttttaaaaaaaaattaaagtttcGAACTGCAAAATTCCAGCTCATAACAAAATATTGTCTTGctcaaaatacctataaaaTAACACCAAGACCTAAGATAAAAGGAACAAAATCAACGGTAGCGACGATGGGAGAGGGTGTTGTTTCTCTTCCAGCTAGGTTGACCTGCAGCGAGAAGGACGATTCTTGTGGTAAATGTGACCCTATCCACGCAGTCCACTGTATTTCTTCCCAGCAGAAGTGAGGCCACGAAGCTCTCTGTGCTTGTGAACAGGATCGACGATCCAATTGATTCTTGGGTCTTTCTTGATACTGTGTGAGCAACATGAACAAGAATAACCTCAGAGTACATGTAGGTTGAATCCTCATTGAGAACCCTAAGGCCACCCAACTTACGACCAGCGCGCTCTTCTTGCTGCGTTAGTTGTGTAACTCCCTGGTTGGTGCGCTTCTCATACACAATACCCTTGGCAACAGGCCTCTTGCGACCACCACGCCTCACACGGACACGGTAGATAACATATCCCTGCTTGGCCTTGTAGGGGCGAGTCCTTGTGACTCGGACAATCGAAGGATGCTGACAGCAGCGAACCCTCTGGACGAACCCCATCACATCAGATTGCTTCTTCCGCCTTAGTTCGGGGACGTACTTGTAAGCTCCCATTGTTGCAGAAATGAGATGCTTCTTTCACCGTAGCATTTTCGCCTTGAGAAAATTATGAGAGGACTATCATTATATCTGCCATATAGAGAGGGTTAATGAGAGGAGAGCTGGATTGGAGAAGGCCGGGAGAAGATGAGGGGTTAGGGTTTAACGATCGACTACATGCACCAGTCCGATCGATGGGAATTTATATAAGGTCGGAGTTGGGTTTACAACTATCGGGCTAAAGAAGAATGGTTATGGGATTTACACAAGTGTAACTTGATAATCTCTAGTTTAAATGATATGAATCCCGAACTTAATGGGATAATGATGATCTTTATGAGACCTAGCTATTTGGATATTGGAAAGAATCGGTGACATTTTCCACTTAGCAAATGTCACCTGCTtaaagaatttgaaatttgaaagatgaGAATCCATTATTATTTACGAAATCCTTGATTGGTTAAAATGATATCAATCACTAATGTTTGGGTGTTTATGAGATCTATATACGTACGGGGTCTTTATGAAATAGtttaagagatttttttttttaaatagtggGATATGCACAATCGTTAAGGATCAATTTAGATTGTTGAGATATTGAGACATGTCaggcattaattttttttttttttaatttcttgaaaGTTTAACCAATAGAGACCTGTACGTACAATCCATTAGTGCATATTTCCTTTAGTACATATGGTGTGGTTAGCCATAACTGGttttttttagttattttctcaaccaaaaaaaatcaaaacaaaaaaaagaatcttTTTTACTTTTATACTCTTCAAAcattaaataaatttatttatttaaaattttattttttatcgatgacaattaaaaatttatattttatcttTAAAAACAAACTACCAATTTCTGGACGAGTAACTATCGGCCCATTTTCCTACATCCATAAGTTGTGAGCAGTTTCTAATAGTGATATATAGATAGTATTGTAAGTATGTCAAACCTTTTTGGATGAGTTATTAGTTTGTGAATAATGATCGTTATCATCATCTACTCATCAAGCATTATAACGTTATGAAGTTTAACAAAATTTCACCGTATCGTGTCGcaagagacaaaaaaaacaaaagattttATATCCAAACACATGTGAGTTGAACGAATTAGAAAATTTTCACTTGCTTGAAATTGGATGTCAAGAGTACCCCGAGCCCACCGAATATTTTGTATCCGAAAGATCAAACAACGACCTAAGAACTTTCAAAACCGAAAATATCATAAGGCATTGATTACAAAACGTCCTAAAAATCATCATTTACAAGTCCTCATAATAAAAtggaaccctaaaccctaatgtCCAGTATAGATAGTTTTGTAAGTATGTCAAACCTTAAGGGGTGAATTATTAGTTAGTGAATATCGAGCGTTATCATCATCTAGCATTATCACGTTATGAAGTTTAATAAAATTGCTATACTGGAACGTTCATAAATTTTACTATATGGTGTTgcaagagacaaaaaaaaaaaaacaaagattatATCCAAACACATCCGAACTCGACGAATTAGAGAATTTTCACTTATGATAAAATTCTAAACTGATCTCAAACGACGTGTTTCACTTATGTATGAGAAAAGTTGACATAAACAATTTGCTGTTGAtgtgttgtaaaaaaaaaatgaaactagCCAGCCAATTTCAAGTTGACTACGTCTGTTGCAGCTCCAGTTGTGGCACGTAGATGCATGTGAACAAGTCGATCCGAACAAATATACGTTTCGTTTGGAATTCTAGTGCTGTCTTTGAAAAAAAAGTCAATACCAAAGAAGAGGACAAGTAAATCAAAGTCTAATTGGACAAGCAACCCAGACAGCGGATCGTATATATATCCTTCGGATGAGGAGGAGAGTTTACGACAGGGAAATCGTGCGGTTATCACAACGATGCGTTCTCATGTTTATGAGGGAGACTTTGGCTGGGAATTCCGGAAAGATTTCCCAAAGTTTCACGAGAGAGCCCCGGAACGGCAGCCGAAGTAGTTGAGGTTGGCACTTGGCACTGagaaaggaggaaaacgaaagcTCCAGCAAGTAGACTCCTCCATtgctgagaaaaagaagaagacaatcAAAGCTGTTCAAGGGAGCACTTCAGCTGATGTAGTCACAGTTGCTTCTTGAAAGGGAAAACGAACACTCGAGCAATTAGACTCTTCCATTGCTGTAGAGGAAGAAAAAGACAATCAAATTTGTTTCAAGAGAGCACTTCTGAGAGAAGGTTAAATTAATAGAAATCCTAAACCATAAACAAAAAGGGATTCATCTTACCACGTTATTGGCAACCTTGCACAAAGTTGACGTCAGCATTAACAGGTTGGGTAAATTATACAGAGAGATGACTGTTGAATAATGTTCGACGATCGACATTCACTTTGGTTTTCACTATCACTGTATCTGCCTCCATGAGAGGTTCAGGAATGAAGAGCTAGATTagagaaactagggtttatGAGTGGTTAGGGTTCACGAGGACGCGCACTGCTTTAATCGCTGGGGTTATATAAGTTAAGAGTTGggttacaactatttgaacagaATTACGCCCGTGGAAATGCTTGATAGTCTAGATTAAATGATATCAATCCCTAACTTAATGGGATTAACTGATCTTTACCTAGCTAGCTATTACGAAAACGGTGACATTTTTCCCTCGTACGTATTAGAttaaagggtttttgtctatttacaccatttttagagatttttttcttaCTTATCCCATtaaaagtttttttaattccctcttacccaaaactctCTAAgtaggtcttccctaataccccattaagattttttttttgtttttttaattttttttaatactattttaccctcacccctttgttacttagagagagagagagagagaaaaaaaaaatggaagagagagaaaccatgggagacttcgccggagcccggtcaccggcctccggaatccggtcaacttTCGTAGGAATCTGGTCAACTGCTACTGCCAACcgaaatttgctgaaaatctcaccggaaagtttttttgccccaatagtctattgccccccaatagaactttcatttgcagaatgaaaactaatttttctaaaattagacagataaaaatttgattaaagaaaaaaaatgaagagattacatcaatttaaaacatcTATTGGCCCCAATaaagccctttttttttctttctttctaggcTTCTGCCATATTTtaccaccaaaagaaaaaaaaaaactgatttgggtCAAGCACTAACAGACCCGACCCAATCAAGGACCTGGTCGGAGTATCTGCAAGTATAGCGGTGGAGAGAGGCCGAAAAGCTCTTATCCATCTCTTCTTTGGAATCGGAACCGGAAGCCAATGGGCAAGCTCTCCAAGGCCGGGAAGAAGATACGACGCCAAGCTTTGCCAGCTTCTCTATGGCCAAGTGCTTATCGTCGCAGCCGATAACATCGATCTGGTCGAGATCGAGGCCGGGGAAGAGGAAGACTGTGGGGCGCTCGGAGTCGTCGACAGAGCCCTGCCGCCGTTCTGCAAATCATCTGGTCTGAATTGGACGGCGTGGTTCCTCAGAAAGTGATTCGCAGAGAGACGATCACCGCCACGGCGAAGACCAGCCACACCTTCGTCTCAAACAACATCTTCgaccttcgtcttcttcttcaacagcACCGGCGAGCTCATAACAGTCTGCCATGGCGTCTTTTAGGTTTGTAATGATACCATTGTGGTTTTGCCGGAGCTCCGGCGTTGATATCTCGGttagagagagggaggagagagagagagagagagagagagagagagagagagagagagagagagagagagagagagagagagagagagagagagagagagagagagagagagagagagagagagagtggagagAGAGTGCTAATGTTGTAGTTTGATAATTAAGCTTAGGGCAAAATGGTCTTTTCTTATTAAATTGTGTTGGTgggaataaattttttttgatggggtaagtgggataatttttttttattttggtgtttTAGGTCAAGAACTCTAGATTAAAAAGATCTGAAATTTGAAAGATGAGAATAACAATGGGATTTACGAAATCCTTGATTGGTTAAGATGATATCAATCACCAACTTATTGATATGGATAATTACGATTCTATGACATCTATTTAGAAAACTATTCGGGTATCTTCATGAGATAAGGTTAAAAGATTTAAATTTGAAAAGTAAGAATAAAAAGTGGGATTTCCACAATCCTTCATAGGTCTATCTGTCGTGTATATCAAAAtctctttttatttaattttttttttctctggcaaGTCAAACCTTGCGGGATGAGTTATTACTTTGTGATTAACTACAAAAATATCGTTATCATCATCGCATTATCACGTTACATATATAACTTTCTTTATAAGAATCATCGATCTTAAATATGATTTCTTGTTTAGTCATTGTGTCTGGGCCTATGAGTTTTATTGTTAATGCCACAAGTTCATAGGATGATAGAGTTTCTTCTGTAAGGTAACTGATTGAGGTAGCTCAATTTGGTTTTCAAGCATGACTACCTCTTGTGGCCCGATCGTAATAATGATGTGCATGGCGTTAGGGCACGCACAAAACTTCCGGTAATTTACAAGTTTAAAGATG
This portion of the Rosa chinensis cultivar Old Blush chromosome 1, RchiOBHm-V2, whole genome shotgun sequence genome encodes:
- the LOC112195320 gene encoding enoyl-CoA delta isomerase 1, peroxisomal, whose protein sequence is MHCEKCETKKMCTLDKKGEVFILTLTGPGEHRLNPTLLDAIQSALNTVRAAATSSSVALITTAHGKFFSNGYDLDWAGSDKARSELMNSKLRSVVADFISLPLPTIAAVTGHASAAGFILARCHDYVLMRKDRGFVYMSEMDIALVIPAWFQALIKNKVGSAAARRDLMLRADKMTAAAAVEKGIVDSAVNGAEETVEAAVRLGEELVRRKWKGHVYAQIRVDLMSEVLEEIRNHDSTRSRL
- the LOC112181583 gene encoding DNA-binding protein HEXBP — protein: MSQSPSRARRFRSSERASYRDAPYPRERRVNRNDFLCNKCKRPGHFARDCPNMTVCNNCGLPGHIAAECNSTATCWNCKEPGHLASQCPNDPVCHMCGKMGHLARDCSSPSLPSHDARLCNNCYKPGHIAVTCTNEKACNNCRKPGHLARDCPNEPICNICNISGHVARHCPKSGSNMGGGGGGGPFRDIICRNCSLPGHVSRECVSIVICNNCGGRGHQAYECPSALMYDRGVRRY
- the LOC112183712 gene encoding 60S ribosomal protein L15-2-like; this translates as MGAYKYVPELRRKKQSDVMGFVQRVRCCQHPSIVRVTRTRPYKAKQGYVIYRVRVRRGGRKRPVAKGIVYEKRTNQGVTQLTQQEERAGRKLGGLRVLNEDSTYMYSEVILVHVAHTVSRKTQESIGSSILFTSTESFVASLLLGRNTVDCVDRVTFTTRIVLLAAGQPSWKRNNTLSHRRYR